The sequence below is a genomic window from Streptococcus oralis.
TAACGAATGAAGAGCTGTTCATAGCTTTAAAGAACATTGTTAAGAGACGTGGTATTAGCTATTTAGATGATGCTTCTGAGGATGGGGGTACAGTATCGTCTGATTATGGCAAGGCAGTTGAGGAAAATAGAAAATTACTTGCTGAACAAACACCTGGTCAAATCCAACTTGATCGTTTTGAAAGATATGGTCAAATAAGGGGAGATTTCACTGTTTTAGAAAATGGTGAGAAATGCCGATTGATCAATGTTTTTTCAACATCTGCGTATAAAAAGGAAGCTGAAAGAATTCTTAGAAAACAGCAGGAATTCAATAGTAAAATTACGGATGAGTTTATCGAGGATTATCTAAAAATCCTTACAGGGAAAAGAAAATATTATCATGGACCAGGAAATGAAAAATCTCGGACGGATTATGGACGTTTCCGAAAAGATGGTACTACCTTAGATAATATTTTTGGTATTTTAATCGGTAAATGTACATTTTATCCTAATGAATACAGAGCTTCTAAAGCTTCCTATACCGCTCAAGAGTTTAATTTGCTAAATGATCTAAATAATTTATCAGTTCCTACAGAGACCAAGAAACTGAGTGAGGAACAAAAGAAAACAATCATTGAATATGCGAAGTCGGCGAAAACCTTAGGAGCCTCAACCTTATTGAAGTACATTGCTAAAATGATTGATGCTTCAGTAGATCAGATACATGGTTATCGAGTTGATGTAAACAATAAACCTGAAATGCATACTTTTGAAGTATATCGAAAAATGCAATCGCTAGAAACAATTTCAGTTGGGGAATTATCTAGAAATGTTCTAGATGAACTTGCCCATATTTTAACTCTAAATACTGAACGAGAAGGTATAGAAGAAGCGATTAATACGAAGTTAATGGGTGTATTTAGTCAAGACCAAGTACTTGAATTGGTTCAATTTAGAAAAAATAATAGCAGTCTATTTAGTAAGGGATGGCATAATTTTTCTCTTAAACTCATGATGGAATTGATACCAGAACTCTATGAAACTTCAGAAGAGCAAATGACAATTCTAACACGATTGGGGAAACAAAAAAACAAAGAGACATCAAAACGAACTAAGTATATTGATGAAAAAGAAGTAACAGAAGAAATCTATAACCCTGTAGTAGCGAAATCTGTCAGACAGGCCATAAAGATAATCAACGAAGCAACTAAAAAATATGGTATCTTTGATAATATCGTTATCGAAATGGCGCGTGAAAATAACGAAGAAGACGCTAAGAAAGATTATATAAAACGTCAAAAGGCAAACCAAGATGAGAAAAATGCAGCTATGGAAAAAGCGGCGTTTCAATACAATGGGAAAAAAGAGTTGCCGGATAACATTTTTCATGGGCATAAGGAATTAGCTACTAAGATTCGTTTATGGCATCAACAGGGAGAAAAGTGTCTCTATACTGGGAAGAATATTCCAATTTCAGATTTAATCCACAATCAGTACAAGTACGAAATTGACCATATTTTACCTCTATCTTTATCATTTGATGATAGTTTATCTAATAAAGTATTGGTTTTAGCTACAGCAAACCAAGAAAAGGGACAGCGAACACCGTTTCAGGCTTTAGATAGTATGGATGATGCCTGGTTCTACCGTGAGTTTAAATCTTATGTAAAAGACTCTAAATTATTAAGTAATAAAAAGAAAGATTATCTTTTAACAGAAGAAGACATTAGTAAAATTGAAGTGAAACAGAAGTTCATTGAAAGAAATTTAGTTGATACTCGATATTCATCGCGAGTAGTTCTAAACGCTCTACAAGATTTTTATAAGAGCCATCAATTTGATACAACTATTTCTGTGGTACGTGGACAATTTACTTCTCAACTAAGAAGAAAGTGGGGGCTTGAAAAGTCTCGTGAAACTTACCACCATCATGCTGTGGATGCCTTAATTATTGCTGCTTCGAGTCAATTAAGATTATGGAAAAAACAGAATAATCCTTTGATTTCTTATAAAGAAGGACAATTTGTAGATTCAGAGACTGGAGAAATTATTTCATTAAGTGATGATGAATACAAAGAGTTAGTGTTTAAAGCTCCTTATGACCATTTTGTTGATACATTGCGTAGCAAGACATTTGAGGATAGTATACTGTTTTCTTATCAAGTAGATTCAAAATACAATCGAAAAATTTCAGATGCAACCATTTATGCAACAAGAAAAGCAAAATTGGATAAAGATAAGTCTGAAGAAACTTATGTTTTAGGTAAGATTAAAGATATTTATAGTCAAGCAGGATATGATGCTTTCATTAAAATTTACAATAAAGATAAGAGTAAATTCTTGATGTATCACAAAGATCCACAAACATTTGAAAAAGTGATTGAAGAAATTTTAAGAACCTATCCTTCTAAAGAATTGAACGATAAAAATAAAGAGATCCCTTGCAATCCTTTTGAGAAATATAGACAAGAAAATGGGCCTATTCGTAAGTACAGTAAAAAAGGTAATGGACCAGAAATTAAAAGTCTGAAATACTACGATAAAAATATTCCAGAATCATTTATTAACATAACTCCCTCTAATAGTAATAATAAAG
It includes:
- the cas9 gene encoding type II CRISPR RNA-guided endonuclease Cas9 (Cas9, originally named Csn1, is the large, multifunctional signature protein of type II CRISPR/Cas systems. It is well known even to general audiences because its RNA-guided endonuclease activity has made it a popular tool for custom editing of eukaryotic genomes.), with protein sequence MNGLVLGLDIGIASVGVGILEKNSGKIIHTNSRIFPAATADSNVVRRSSRQARRLNRRKKHRRVRFQDLFEDYGLLTDFSKVSINLNPYRLRVDGLNQQLTNEELFIALKNIVKRRGISYLDDASEDGGTVSSDYGKAVEENRKLLAEQTPGQIQLDRFERYGQIRGDFTVLENGEKCRLINVFSTSAYKKEAERILRKQQEFNSKITDEFIEDYLKILTGKRKYYHGPGNEKSRTDYGRFRKDGTTLDNIFGILIGKCTFYPNEYRASKASYTAQEFNLLNDLNNLSVPTETKKLSEEQKKTIIEYAKSAKTLGASTLLKYIAKMIDASVDQIHGYRVDVNNKPEMHTFEVYRKMQSLETISVGELSRNVLDELAHILTLNTEREGIEEAINTKLMGVFSQDQVLELVQFRKNNSSLFSKGWHNFSLKLMMELIPELYETSEEQMTILTRLGKQKNKETSKRTKYIDEKEVTEEIYNPVVAKSVRQAIKIINEATKKYGIFDNIVIEMARENNEEDAKKDYIKRQKANQDEKNAAMEKAAFQYNGKKELPDNIFHGHKELATKIRLWHQQGEKCLYTGKNIPISDLIHNQYKYEIDHILPLSLSFDDSLSNKVLVLATANQEKGQRTPFQALDSMDDAWFYREFKSYVKDSKLLSNKKKDYLLTEEDISKIEVKQKFIERNLVDTRYSSRVVLNALQDFYKSHQFDTTISVVRGQFTSQLRRKWGLEKSRETYHHHAVDALIIAASSQLRLWKKQNNPLISYKEGQFVDSETGEIISLSDDEYKELVFKAPYDHFVDTLRSKTFEDSILFSYQVDSKYNRKISDATIYATRKAKLDKDKSEETYVLGKIKDIYSQAGYDAFIKIYNKDKSKFLMYHKDPQTFEKVIEEILRTYPSKELNDKNKEIPCNPFEKYRQENGPIRKYSKKGNGPEIKSLKYYDKNIPESFINITPSNSNNKVLLRQLYPWRTDVYFNPQTDKYELLGLKYADLQFEKATGKYSITIDKYNEIKEKEGVSKESEFKFTLYKNDLLLIKDTKNNEEQIFRFLSRTMPNQNHYVELKPYDKGNFEGKEKIKVLKMTSNGRCIKGLGKKYLSIYKVKTDVLGNKHFIKKEGDEPKLFF